From Ndongobacter massiliensis:
ATTCGGTCTGGGCACGCTGGTGAATGTCTTTCTCTGCCCCTACCTCATTGATGTCTTTCTTGAGCTTTCGTTTTTGCCCGTCGCACAGGGAACCGTTTCCGCCATACTATTCTTGCTGATCGGAATGGAAATTTTATCCTTGGGCACGCTGGCCTACCTGAAAAGTGCCCTCGGCGCGGGTCCGCGCGATGCTTTTATGGTGGCTCTGGCGCGAAAAGCACATTTTTCCACCGGTCTGTGCCGCATCGGTATTGATGCCACGGTTACACTGCTCGGCTGGCTGCTCACTGGACCGGTCGGCATCGGAACCCTGCTGGCCGCTTTCGGATATGGAAGCCTGCTGCAAATCAATTTTTCACTATTCCGTTTTGATCCGAAACAAATTGCGCAGGAAAATCTGGCAGACACGTGGCGACGATTGCGAAAGCGACACTAA
This genomic window contains:
- a CDS encoding YitT family protein, which encodes MQRSYVGRFFYLLIGQVLSALGVVFMLRAHIGLEPWSVLHQGLANTFQTSYGRMAMLVGVAVVFLALLLGESFGLGTLVNVFLCPYLIDVFLELSFLPVAQGTVSAILFLLIGMEILSLGTLAYLKSALGAGPRDAFMVALARKAHFSTGLCRIGIDATVTLLGWLLTGPVGIGTLLAAFGYGSLLQINFSLFRFDPKQIAQENLADTWRRLRKRH